In Thermodesulfobacteriota bacterium, the following proteins share a genomic window:
- a CDS encoding MFS transporter: METRRVKTNYGIVGLVFLIFFVISLLTNILGPLLPDLIAGFRLSLGLAGFLPFSLFFAYGVMSIPSGMLVERCGERAVIVAAFLVALAGSGAFALVPRFPAGLASLFLIGIGMAMLQVAINPLLRAAGGERHFAFNSVTAQLIFGLASFASPRVYVYLVNNLNGYAGGGNPMIAFLARMVPPEMPWVSLYWLFTVVTLTMALVSLAARIPSVGFTEQERVGAWATYAILLKDRRVRLYFLGIFCYVGTEQGLANWISKFLQTYHGLDPRSIGALVVSAFWGLMTAGCLAGLVLLKVFDSRAVLVGAAVSALAALSLALFGTASQSLLAFPLMGLCASVMWSIIFSLALNSMERHHGNFSGILCTAVIGGAVVPVVIGWLGDLFGLRQGMTLLYIPLAYILSIGFWARPLVSNATIRWKTAEKRATN; the protein is encoded by the coding sequence ATGGAGACACGGCGCGTGAAAACCAACTACGGGATTGTCGGTCTGGTCTTTCTGATCTTCTTCGTGATCTCACTGCTAACCAACATCCTGGGACCCCTGCTGCCCGACCTGATCGCCGGCTTCCGCCTGAGCCTGGGCCTGGCGGGCTTCCTGCCTTTCTCCCTCTTTTTTGCCTACGGGGTGATGTCCATCCCCTCGGGGATGCTGGTTGAACGTTGTGGCGAGCGCGCGGTCATCGTGGCCGCCTTTCTGGTCGCACTGGCGGGTTCGGGGGCCTTCGCCCTGGTTCCCCGCTTTCCGGCGGGACTGGCCTCGCTCTTCCTGATCGGCATCGGCATGGCCATGCTCCAGGTGGCGATCAACCCCCTGCTGCGAGCGGCCGGCGGCGAGCGACACTTCGCTTTCAATTCGGTAACGGCCCAGCTCATTTTCGGCCTGGCCTCCTTCGCCAGCCCGCGAGTCTACGTCTATCTCGTCAACAACCTCAACGGGTACGCGGGCGGAGGCAATCCGATGATAGCCTTTCTCGCGCGAATGGTGCCGCCGGAGATGCCCTGGGTTTCGCTGTACTGGCTCTTTACCGTGGTGACGCTGACGATGGCACTGGTCAGTCTGGCGGCCCGGATACCATCGGTGGGGTTCACGGAGCAGGAGCGGGTCGGCGCCTGGGCCACCTACGCGATCCTGTTGAAGGACCGGCGGGTTCGTCTCTATTTTCTGGGAATCTTCTGCTACGTCGGCACCGAGCAGGGGTTGGCCAACTGGATCTCGAAATTTCTCCAGACCTATCACGGGCTGGACCCTCGCAGCATCGGCGCTCTGGTGGTGAGCGCCTTCTGGGGGCTGATGACGGCCGGCTGCCTGGCCGGTCTGGTGCTGCTCAAGGTGTTCGACAGCCGCGCGGTGCTGGTCGGGGCTGCGGTGTCGGCCCTGGCCGCGCTTAGCCTGGCCCTCTTTGGCACGGCCAGCCAGAGCTTGCTGGCGTTTCCGCTGATGGGCCTCTGCGCCTCGGTGATGTGGTCAATCATTTTTTCGCTGGCCCTTAACTCAATGGAGCGGCACCACGGGAACTTCTCGGGTATCCTCTGCACCGCCGTCATCGGCGGCGCCGTCGTTCCCGTGGTCATCGGCTGGCTGGGCGACCTGTTCGGTCTGCGGCAGGGGATGACACTCCTCTATATCCCCCTGGCCTACATCCTGAGCATCGGCTTCTGGGCACGGCCCCTGGTCAGCAACGCCACCATCCGCTGGAAAACGGCTGAGAAAAGGGCAACCAATTGA
- a CDS encoding 4Fe-4S dicluster domain-containing protein, with translation MTIRITRDRTKKRLLDTVVTMSGADLSACYQCRKCSCGCTVSGRAQSPPSELIRRLQLGAGEELLSNDLIWTCVSCETCYARCPMGIDTVAVMDALRKLAVEKKAAIPAGNVPLFNGSFLKTVRFFGRTYDLGLLALYKIGTSSYLQDTDKLPLMLKKKKIAFLPSWSANRKTVRRIFDQVGKDKDR, from the coding sequence ATGACCATTCGAATCACCAGAGACCGGACAAAAAAGCGCCTGCTCGACACGGTCGTTACGATGTCGGGTGCGGATCTTTCCGCCTGCTACCAGTGCCGCAAATGCTCCTGCGGGTGCACGGTGTCGGGCCGGGCGCAGTCGCCGCCTTCGGAACTGATCCGCCGGCTGCAACTGGGCGCCGGCGAGGAACTGCTCAGCAACGACCTGATCTGGACCTGCGTTTCCTGTGAAACCTGTTACGCCCGTTGTCCCATGGGCATCGACACGGTGGCGGTGATGGACGCCCTGCGGAAACTGGCGGTGGAGAAAAAGGCCGCCATCCCGGCCGGCAACGTTCCCCTGTTCAACGGCTCCTTCTTAAAGACCGTCCGGTTTTTCGGACGCACCTACGATCTGGGGCTGCTGGCGTTATACAAGATCGGCACCTCGTCCTATCTGCAGGATACGGACAAGCTCCCGCTGATGCTCAAAAAGAAAAAGATCGCTTTTCTGCCGTCCTGGAGCGCCAACCGGAAAACCGTGCGGCGGATCTTCGACCAGGTCGGCAAAGACAAGGACAGATAG
- a CDS encoding CoB--CoM heterodisulfide reductase iron-sulfur subunit B family protein: MKYAYYPGCSAESSARDQHLSSLAVARALGLTFVEIPGWSCCGSTPGHQTDRTLAASLSAANLVLAGDMGLDIVVNCAACFSRLKTANHEVRNHPGMRKKVAEAVGRDYDGSVRVRHLMEILLEDYGPERLAAALRHSLRGLKVACYYGCLLVRPHEVTGFDDPENPTAMDRLVTAMGGESLDWPGKVECCGNSLSLTTRSDLVVNLTDPIIGMAKAAGADCIAVACPLCQVNLDLRQTDIHKQTGRRYDMPILYITQLLGLCLGVSPAGLGLEKLVVSPSAIADRVKAADNRKVQGI; encoded by the coding sequence ATGAAATACGCCTATTATCCCGGATGCTCGGCCGAATCCTCCGCCCGCGACCAGCATCTTTCCAGCCTGGCGGTGGCGCGGGCCCTCGGCCTCACGTTTGTCGAAATCCCCGGCTGGTCCTGCTGCGGCTCCACCCCGGGCCATCAGACGGACCGGACCCTGGCCGCGTCCCTGTCGGCCGCCAACCTGGTCCTGGCCGGGGACATGGGGCTGGATATCGTGGTCAACTGCGCCGCCTGTTTCAGCCGCCTGAAAACGGCCAACCATGAGGTGCGGAACCACCCGGGCATGCGGAAAAAAGTGGCCGAGGCCGTGGGCCGGGACTATGACGGTTCGGTACGGGTCCGGCACCTGATGGAGATCCTGCTGGAGGATTACGGCCCGGAGCGGCTGGCGGCGGCCTTGCGGCATTCGCTCCGAGGGCTGAAAGTCGCCTGTTACTACGGGTGCCTGCTGGTGCGGCCCCACGAGGTGACCGGTTTTGACGATCCGGAAAATCCCACCGCCATGGACCGGCTGGTGACCGCCATGGGCGGGGAAAGTCTCGACTGGCCGGGCAAGGTGGAATGCTGCGGCAACAGCCTCTCCCTGACCACCCGCTCCGACCTGGTGGTAAACCTGACCGATCCCATCATCGGCATGGCCAAAGCGGCGGGCGCCGACTGTATTGCCGTGGCCTGTCCCCTGTGCCAGGTCAACCTGGATCTCCGGCAGACGGATATTCACAAGCAGACCGGGCGCCGCTACGACATGCCGATCCTCTATATCACACAGCTGCTGGGATTATGCCTGGGCGTTTCCCCGGCCGGACTGGGGCTGGAAAAGCTGGTGGTTTCCCCGTCGGCCATCGCCGACCGGGTGAAGGCCGCGGACAACCGGAAAGTTCAAGGGATCTGA
- a CDS encoding glutamate synthase — MDRINRLLQSRKRLTQGIEYPEEVFKAEEEGGCGVVGFCCTKPVPGRHIYEPSRLMHNRGNGKGGGIAAVGLVPEELGVSRETLDNCYMLHIAFLDPGIRTELEEKYILPHFDVETVADLETVEDWTSVQGLEVKPPDVRRYFVRVKPAVLDAFIHENGFEGLDRREAEEEFVNQNSFKLNQEYYASLKNQKGFVLSHGRNIMILKVVGYAEAIVKYYKIEELSAHVWIAHQRFPTKGRVWHPGGAHPFAGINMALVHNGDFANYHSVSEYLLQRNIFPQFITDTEVSALMFDLLHRTYRYPLEYIIEALAPTTELDFDHLAADKQSVYRTIQATHMHGSPDGPWFFIIARNRVDQNKFQLLGITDTSMLRPQVFVFADGEVQVGLIASEKQAIDATMKSLARDDPRICPVADCYWNARGGSHTDGGAFIFNVAPDASGNMRILCTDKFGKPVRLPTPSEPCDFTQERSYDANSPIAQEIRTRFATGDTGAVFDYVRGNIPGWRFDDIYTACRAIRKQARDPELTAAAIDVLTRLNDWRYPTGTKKRSHLLHIVRGELDQLLDGLPKIADRQSTGHAYRLIDFGTRRDLRGPEPGETTLVINADVFPPEGDDCDAALLVSAYIKGWRHFICYRCAGQRYIGCGLGPDTDDVVIDVYGSDGDYLASGIDGMTIRVHGNAQDQLGQIFKRGRLVVFGDVGQTFMYGAKGGVVYVMGNAAGRPLINSVGRPRVVINGTALDFLAESFMAGDPHNNGGFVILNGIRFDDDGRIVPLPEPYPGSNIFSLASGGAIYIRDPHRISVDGQLNGGMFLPLTVKDWELILPYLEENERLFGIKIDDLLTVDGHRLTPDRVYRKVVPQAVGAAILKKEIEEEKIPEAETVGDLND; from the coding sequence ATGGACCGTATAAACAGGCTGTTGCAGTCAAGGAAACGTTTGACGCAGGGGATCGAATACCCCGAAGAGGTATTCAAGGCGGAAGAAGAGGGCGGTTGCGGCGTGGTCGGTTTCTGCTGTACCAAGCCTGTTCCCGGCCGTCATATTTATGAGCCGTCACGTTTAATGCACAACCGCGGTAACGGCAAGGGCGGCGGCATCGCGGCGGTCGGACTCGTACCGGAAGAACTCGGCGTCAGCCGGGAAACCCTTGACAACTGTTACATGCTTCATATCGCTTTCCTGGACCCCGGCATCAGGACGGAGCTGGAGGAAAAATATATCCTCCCGCATTTTGACGTCGAAACCGTTGCCGATCTGGAAACCGTGGAAGACTGGACGTCGGTCCAAGGGCTGGAGGTCAAGCCCCCGGATGTGCGCCGCTATTTTGTCCGGGTCAAGCCGGCGGTCCTGGATGCCTTTATCCATGAAAACGGATTTGAGGGCCTTGACCGGCGGGAGGCGGAAGAGGAATTTGTCAACCAGAACAGCTTCAAGTTGAATCAGGAATATTACGCCAGCCTGAAAAACCAGAAGGGGTTTGTCCTGTCCCACGGCCGCAACATCATGATTCTCAAGGTCGTGGGTTACGCCGAGGCCATCGTCAAATATTACAAGATTGAAGAACTCTCGGCCCATGTCTGGATCGCCCACCAGCGTTTTCCCACCAAAGGCCGGGTCTGGCACCCGGGCGGCGCCCATCCCTTTGCCGGAATCAATATGGCCCTGGTGCACAACGGCGACTTCGCCAACTACCATTCGGTTTCCGAATACCTGCTGCAGCGCAATATTTTTCCCCAGTTCATCACCGACACCGAGGTCTCGGCGCTGATGTTCGACCTGCTGCACCGGACCTATCGCTATCCGCTGGAATATATAATTGAAGCGCTGGCGCCGACGACGGAACTGGATTTCGATCATCTGGCCGCGGACAAGCAGTCCGTTTACCGCACGATTCAGGCCACCCACATGCACGGATCGCCGGACGGTCCCTGGTTTTTCATCATCGCCCGCAACCGGGTCGATCAGAACAAGTTCCAGCTCCTGGGCATCACCGACACCTCCATGCTGCGGCCCCAGGTGTTCGTCTTTGCCGACGGAGAGGTCCAGGTCGGGCTGATCGCCTCAGAGAAGCAGGCCATTGACGCCACCATGAAGAGCCTGGCCAGGGACGATCCCCGCATCTGTCCGGTGGCGGACTGTTACTGGAACGCCCGGGGCGGCAGCCATACCGACGGCGGGGCCTTTATTTTCAATGTGGCGCCGGACGCTTCCGGAAATATGCGCATCCTCTGCACCGATAAATTCGGTAAACCGGTGCGGCTGCCGACGCCTTCCGAGCCCTGCGATTTTACCCAGGAAAGATCCTATGACGCGAATTCACCGATCGCCCAGGAGATCAGGACCCGTTTTGCGACCGGAGACACCGGGGCGGTTTTTGATTATGTCCGCGGCAACATCCCCGGCTGGCGTTTTGACGACATTTACACCGCCTGCCGGGCCATACGAAAGCAGGCGCGGGATCCGGAACTGACCGCCGCGGCCATCGATGTCCTGACGCGGCTGAACGATTGGCGCTACCCCACGGGCACGAAAAAGCGGAGCCACCTGCTCCATATCGTGCGCGGTGAACTGGATCAACTGCTCGACGGCCTGCCGAAGATCGCCGACCGACAGTCGACCGGCCACGCCTACCGGCTGATCGATTTTGGCACTCGCCGGGATCTGCGGGGGCCGGAGCCCGGTGAAACGACCCTGGTCATCAACGCCGACGTCTTCCCGCCCGAAGGGGACGATTGCGACGCGGCCCTCCTGGTCAGCGCTTATATAAAAGGATGGCGGCATTTTATCTGTTACCGCTGCGCCGGGCAGCGGTATATCGGCTGCGGCCTGGGGCCGGACACCGATGATGTCGTCATCGATGTTTACGGCAGCGACGGGGATTACCTGGCGTCCGGGATCGACGGCATGACCATCCGGGTACACGGCAACGCCCAGGACCAGCTGGGGCAGATTTTCAAGCGCGGCCGGCTGGTCGTGTTCGGCGACGTGGGCCAGACCTTCATGTACGGCGCCAAGGGCGGCGTGGTCTATGTCATGGGAAACGCCGCCGGCCGGCCGCTGATCAACTCGGTCGGCCGCCCGCGGGTGGTCATCAACGGCACCGCCCTGGATTTTCTGGCCGAATCCTTCATGGCCGGGGACCCGCACAACAACGGCGGCTTTGTCATTTTAAACGGCATCCGCTTTGATGATGACGGCCGCATCGTGCCGCTGCCGGAGCCCTATCCCGGCAGCAACATCTTTTCGCTGGCCTCGGGCGGCGCCATTTATATCCGCGACCCGCATCGCATTTCGGTGGACGGACAATTGAACGGCGGCATGTTCCTGCCGCTGACCGTCAAGGACTGGGAACTGATCCTGCCCTACCTGGAGGAAAACGAACGGCTCTTCGGCATCAAAATCGACGACCTGCTGACCGTGGACGGCCACCGGCTGACCCCGGACCGGGTCTATCGCAAAGTCGTTCCCCAGGCGGTCGGAGCGGCCATCCTCAAGAAAGAAATAGAAGAAGAAAAGATCCCCGAAGCCGAAACCGTGGGCGATCTGAACGATTAA
- a CDS encoding FAD-dependent oxidoreductase yields the protein MSNTENKKIGAVLIQGGGIAGVQASLDLANAGFKVYLVERSAAIGGMMSHLDKTFPTGDCATCIVSPKLVECARNLNIEIMTHSRLVDVAGEPGRFTATIRKFPSYVDAAICNDCGDCTPVCPVEVSDRFNRDLGKRKAIAKYSAQAIPNKAGILKLGHAPCKTACPANINVQGYIQLIRKKEYVKAVRLIRERNPLAAICGRVCTHPCEAACTRGKADAPVAIRQLKRFAADREMEMIASGKLSLPAEKTPSPDAVKVAVIGAGPSGLTVAQDLADRGYAVTVYEASPAAGGMLRWGIPDYRLPVNILDYEVELIRRKGVAFVYNCRVGRDISFEQLRREYRAVFVGIGTQQSTPMKIKGDTLAGVMPGLEFLYRASTPDDKPRLKGHVIVVGGGDVAMDAACSAVRLGAAKVTIVYRRGRNELPAIKEEVRHAEEEGVRFEFLTNPTAFIDDGQGRLARVRCVRMRLGDPDESGRRRPVPIEGSEFDLPADTVVLAIGSQPDKALSDAAPEVKANPRGNVIADQRGCTETAGVFAGGDIVTGPATVIEAVAAGKRAAESIDRYLRGVKPETPRFEDTLKPVPEELLPEAGDVEKSPRAVAGELPVAGRVKDFSEIETALSEPEAIAESERCLNCALCSECGECVDACEKRAIDHAMKEETLSLEVGSVILAPGFHEFPARTKGEFGFGRYANVLTSVQFERMLSAAGPFQGHVLRPSDRREARRIAFIQCVGSRDSRCDNGYCSSICCMATTKQAIVAREHVEGLDVTIFYMDIRAFGKDFDQYYERARKLDGIAYIKSIPSRVVEIPGSKDLRLRFLTEAGIREKEFDLVVLAVGLDPKPGVSPDMSALGIELNEYGFCRTDRLSPLQTSRPGIFVAGVFQEPKDIPETVTQASAAAAMSMEMLAAARNTLIAKKEYPPERDITDEEPRIGVFVCHCGINIASTVDVERVTAAVSGDPHVVFATHTMYACSDASLSAVRQAIVDHRLNRIVVASCTPRTHEPLFRETLREAGLNPFLFELSNIRDQCSWVHASEPESATGKAVELVRMSIARARLLGPQTGESLAINQTGLVIGGGLSGMTAALSLADQGFTTHLVERTGRLGGHLADIHGTLEHEDITDFTGRLLKRVRTHPRLKLHLNTEVARIAGHVGKFAVSLAGNGRTEEVPCGAIIVATGAERADTAEYRLHENGNVMTQVELEQRLKDGAFDGSAKNIVMIQCVGSRNGERAYCSRLCCSMAIKNALTIRKKHPEADVYVLYRDIRTYGFREKYYRQARQAGVVFIRYDESRPPVVADDKGLLVSLTSPDFPEPIEIEADRVVLSTGLTPPAGNKMLANLLKVPLNPDGFFVEAHLKLRPVDFASEGIFLCGLAHSPKFMDENISQARAAAARAATVLSRTHLDVGAQVSRVDQSRCISCMTCVHACPYGAPFVNKDHKAEIAGAKCMGCGICAAECPARAIQLNHFGARHFMVMIDNLFSRHESRVN from the coding sequence ATGTCAAATACGGAAAACAAGAAAATCGGGGCGGTGCTGATACAGGGCGGCGGGATCGCCGGCGTGCAGGCATCGCTGGACCTGGCCAACGCCGGTTTCAAGGTGTATCTGGTGGAACGGTCGGCCGCCATCGGCGGCATGATGTCGCACCTGGACAAGACGTTTCCCACCGGAGACTGCGCCACCTGCATCGTCTCGCCCAAGCTGGTGGAATGCGCCCGCAACCTGAACATCGAGATCATGACCCATTCGCGGCTGGTCGACGTCGCCGGCGAACCCGGCCGGTTTACGGCGACCATCAGAAAATTTCCCAGCTATGTGGACGCCGCTATCTGCAATGATTGCGGCGATTGCACGCCGGTCTGCCCGGTGGAGGTATCGGACCGGTTCAACCGCGATCTGGGAAAGCGCAAGGCCATCGCCAAATATTCGGCCCAGGCCATTCCCAACAAGGCCGGCATTCTCAAGCTCGGCCACGCGCCCTGCAAGACGGCCTGCCCGGCCAACATCAACGTCCAGGGATATATTCAACTGATCAGGAAGAAGGAATACGTCAAGGCCGTCCGGCTGATCCGGGAAAGAAATCCCCTGGCCGCCATCTGCGGCCGGGTCTGCACCCATCCCTGCGAAGCGGCCTGCACCCGTGGCAAAGCCGACGCTCCCGTGGCCATCCGCCAGTTGAAACGGTTTGCCGCCGACCGGGAAATGGAAATGATCGCTTCCGGCAAGCTGTCCCTGCCGGCAGAAAAAACGCCGTCGCCGGACGCGGTTAAAGTCGCGGTGATCGGCGCCGGGCCTTCGGGCCTGACGGTCGCCCAGGACCTGGCTGACCGGGGATACGCCGTGACCGTGTACGAAGCCTCGCCCGCGGCCGGCGGCATGCTCCGCTGGGGTATTCCCGATTACCGCCTGCCGGTCAATATCCTGGATTACGAAGTGGAGTTGATCCGGCGCAAGGGCGTGGCCTTTGTTTATAACTGCCGTGTCGGCAGAGACATTTCTTTTGAGCAGCTGCGGCGCGAGTACCGGGCCGTTTTCGTGGGCATCGGCACCCAGCAGAGCACGCCCATGAAGATCAAGGGGGATACCCTGGCGGGCGTCATGCCGGGGCTGGAATTCCTCTACCGGGCCAGCACGCCCGACGACAAGCCGCGGCTCAAAGGCCACGTCATCGTGGTCGGCGGCGGGGACGTTGCCATGGACGCGGCCTGCTCGGCCGTCCGCCTGGGCGCGGCAAAGGTCACCATCGTCTATCGCCGCGGACGAAACGAACTGCCGGCGATAAAAGAAGAGGTCCGGCACGCCGAGGAAGAGGGGGTCCGCTTCGAATTTCTCACCAACCCGACAGCCTTTATCGATGACGGTCAGGGCCGGCTGGCCCGGGTGAGATGCGTCCGCATGCGGCTGGGAGACCCCGATGAGTCCGGCCGCCGCCGGCCGGTGCCAATCGAGGGCTCGGAGTTTGACCTGCCGGCCGACACGGTCGTCCTGGCCATCGGCAGCCAGCCGGACAAAGCACTTTCCGATGCGGCCCCGGAGGTCAAGGCCAACCCCCGGGGCAATGTCATCGCGGATCAGCGCGGCTGCACCGAAACGGCCGGGGTTTTTGCCGGCGGCGACATCGTCACCGGTCCGGCCACGGTGATCGAGGCGGTGGCGGCGGGCAAGCGGGCCGCGGAATCCATCGACCGCTACCTGCGCGGGGTCAAGCCGGAAACGCCCCGGTTTGAAGACACGCTCAAGCCGGTTCCCGAAGAACTGCTGCCCGAGGCCGGCGATGTCGAGAAGAGCCCCCGGGCCGTGGCCGGGGAACTGCCGGTGGCCGGGCGGGTGAAGGATTTCTCGGAAATAGAAACGGCCTTGAGCGAGCCGGAAGCCATCGCGGAAAGTGAAAGGTGCCTCAACTGCGCCCTTTGTTCCGAGTGCGGCGAGTGCGTGGACGCCTGTGAGAAGCGGGCCATCGATCATGCCATGAAGGAAGAAACCCTATCGCTGGAAGTCGGGTCCGTTATCCTGGCCCCGGGCTTCCACGAATTTCCGGCCCGGACGAAGGGCGAATTCGGCTTCGGCCGATACGCCAATGTGCTGACCAGCGTCCAGTTCGAACGGATGCTGTCGGCGGCGGGCCCGTTCCAGGGCCATGTGCTGCGGCCGTCCGACCGGCGCGAAGCCCGGCGGATCGCTTTTATCCAGTGCGTGGGCTCCCGGGACAGCCGCTGTGACAACGGGTACTGCTCCTCCATCTGCTGCATGGCCACGACCAAGCAGGCCATAGTCGCCCGGGAGCATGTCGAAGGACTGGACGTCACTATCTTCTACATGGATATCCGCGCCTTCGGCAAGGATTTCGATCAATACTACGAGCGGGCCAGAAAGCTGGACGGCATTGCCTATATCAAGAGCATTCCTTCCCGGGTCGTCGAGATCCCCGGCAGCAAAGACCTGAGGCTCCGCTTCCTGACCGAAGCGGGGATCCGGGAAAAGGAATTCGACCTGGTGGTCCTGGCCGTGGGGCTGGACCCGAAGCCGGGCGTCTCCCCGGACATGTCCGCTCTGGGCATCGAGTTGAACGAGTACGGTTTCTGCCGCACCGACCGGCTGTCCCCGTTACAGACGTCGCGGCCGGGAATTTTCGTGGCCGGCGTTTTCCAGGAACCCAAGGATATTCCCGAAACCGTCACCCAGGCCAGCGCCGCCGCGGCCATGTCCATGGAAATGCTGGCCGCAGCGCGGAACACGCTGATCGCGAAAAAGGAATATCCGCCGGAGCGGGACATCACCGACGAGGAGCCGCGGATCGGCGTGTTCGTCTGCCACTGCGGCATCAATATCGCCTCCACGGTGGACGTGGAAAGGGTGACGGCGGCGGTTTCCGGCGATCCCCATGTTGTCTTCGCCACCCACACCATGTACGCCTGCTCCGATGCCAGCCTGTCGGCCGTCCGGCAGGCCATTGTCGACCACCGGCTCAACCGCATCGTGGTGGCCTCCTGCACCCCCCGGACCCACGAGCCGCTTTTCCGGGAGACCCTGCGGGAAGCAGGGTTGAACCCTTTCCTGTTCGAACTGTCCAATATCCGGGATCAGTGCTCCTGGGTGCATGCGTCCGAGCCGGAATCGGCGACCGGAAAAGCCGTCGAACTGGTGCGCATGTCCATTGCCAGGGCCCGGCTGCTGGGTCCCCAGACGGGAGAGTCCCTGGCCATCAACCAGACCGGGCTGGTCATCGGCGGCGGGCTGAGCGGCATGACCGCGGCCCTGTCCCTGGCGGACCAAGGGTTTACGACGCACCTGGTCGAGCGGACCGGACGTCTCGGCGGGCATCTGGCCGATATCCACGGTACGCTGGAGCATGAAGACATCACGGATTTTACCGGCCGGCTGCTCAAGCGCGTCCGGACCCATCCCCGCCTGAAGCTTCACCTGAATACCGAAGTCGCCAGGATCGCGGGGCATGTCGGAAAATTTGCCGTCAGCCTGGCCGGCAACGGCAGGACCGAGGAAGTCCCCTGCGGCGCCATCATCGTCGCCACCGGCGCCGAGCGGGCGGACACCGCCGAATACCGGCTCCATGAGAACGGGAACGTCATGACACAGGTGGAGCTGGAACAGCGGCTGAAAGACGGCGCATTCGACGGATCGGCCAAAAACATCGTCATGATCCAGTGCGTGGGCTCGCGCAACGGCGAACGGGCCTATTGCAGCCGGCTGTGCTGTTCCATGGCGATCAAGAACGCCCTGACGATCAGGAAAAAACATCCCGAGGCTGATGTTTATGTCCTTTACCGTGATATCCGTACCTACGGCTTCCGGGAGAAGTATTACCGGCAGGCCCGACAGGCGGGGGTGGTGTTCATCCGCTACGATGAGAGCCGGCCGCCGGTCGTCGCCGACGATAAGGGGCTGCTGGTCTCACTGACCAGCCCGGATTTTCCGGAGCCCATCGAGATCGAGGCCGACCGGGTCGTTCTGAGCACCGGCCTGACGCCGCCGGCAGGCAATAAGATGCTGGCCAACCTGCTGAAGGTGCCGCTCAATCCGGATGGATTCTTTGTGGAAGCGCACCTGAAACTGCGGCCGGTGGATTTCGCCAGTGAGGGCATTTTCCTGTGCGGGCTGGCGCATTCACCCAAGTTCATGGATGAAAATATCTCCCAGGCCCGGGCCGCCGCCGCCCGGGCGGCCACGGTGCTGTCCCGGACCCATCTGGACGTGGGCGCCCAGGTATCGCGGGTCGACCAGAGCAGGTGCATTTCCTGCATGACCTGCGTGCATGCCTGCCCGTATGGCGCGCCGTTTGTCAACAAGGACCACAAGGCCGAAATCGCGGGGGCCAAATGCATGGGCTGCGGCATCTGCGCCGCCGAGTGTCCGGCCCGCGCCATTCAGTTGAACCATTTCGGGGCCAGGCACTTTATGGTCATGATCGACAATCTGTTCTCCCGCCATGAATCGCGGGTCAATTAA